The sequence CGCGACCGGCGCGCCGCCAGTGCCCTTCTCACGCACGACCACGCGGGTGTTCGCATCGATCGTCAGCGTCGGATCGAATTTCGCGAGCCAGCGCAGCGCGCGTTCGCTGTGTCCCTTGATGACGAGGAATTGCAGCGATTCCGGCAACGCGGCGAGCATCGCGAACCCGAGCAGCAGCGGCACCGTGCCGCCGACCCAGAACACCGCGCGCCAACCGTAAGCCGGAATCAGCGCGGCGCTGACGAAGCCGCCAAGCGCCGCGCCGAGCGTGAAGCCGCACGACACCAGCATCATGCGCTTGACGCGGTGCGCGGGCGACGCGAACTCGCCGACCAGCGCCATCGCGTTCGGCATGATGCAGCCGAGCCCGAGGCCGGTGATGAAGCGCAGCGCGATCAACGCGGGAATCGTCGAGACGAACGGCGTGGCCAGCATGGACAGCGCGAAGAAAAACGTCGCGCCGATCAGCACCGGCCGACGGCCGATCCGGTCCGCCAGCACCGACAAACCCAGTGCGCCGAGCAGCATGCCGAACAGGCTGGCGCTAAATACCGGGCCGAGCGCAGCCTTCGACACATGCCATTCGCCGATCACGCTAGGCGCGACATAGCCCATGGCCTGCGCGTCGAAGCCGTCGATCACGAGACACAGCCCGCACAACGCGAGCAGCATCCACTGGAAGGCCGGGTGATGCGTTTCGCCGAGCACGCGCTCGACTTCGATCACGTTGGCGGCGGCCGGAGCCGGGTTGGAACTCATGCGGGTGTCCCCTCATCCTGATGGATTGTTTGGTGGCCGCGTGAATGGCAACGGCGACAGATGATCTGTGCAGGCACGATCGTCGTCACTGCTCACACGGCAATTTACGTATAGTAAAACGAATTACGCATGGTGAAATTAACGTATACCCTGAAGCTCAATTCGAATACGCCCGGCAGCCCCGGCAGATAAGCGTTCGGCGGATAACGTTATGAGCATTTTGTTCATGTGAGCGCTGGCCGGACTGCTACCATCATTGGATGCGGCAACCGCGTCGCGTTGCCTGGCGCCGAGCGCGCCTTTTTTGCCATCCATTCGCCTACATGATTCCGCCGACCATCCCCACCCTCATCGCCCGCGCCGCCGAACATCCGTTTCTCGGCGAATACCTGGCGATGGGACACGGCGAGCACAGCGACATCGCGCTGGCCCGGTTCGACGGGCACGAGCTGGCGAGCAGTTACGAGCCGATCTTCGACATCAGC is a genomic window of Paraburkholderia bryophila containing:
- a CDS encoding MFS transporter, which encodes MSSNPAPAAANVIEVERVLGETHHPAFQWMLLALCGLCLVIDGFDAQAMGYVAPSVIGEWHVSKAALGPVFSASLFGMLLGALGLSVLADRIGRRPVLIGATFFFALSMLATPFVSTIPALIALRFITGLGLGCIMPNAMALVGEFASPAHRVKRMMLVSCGFTLGAALGGFVSAALIPAYGWRAVFWVGGTVPLLLGFAMLAALPESLQFLVIKGHSERALRWLAKFDPTLTIDANTRVVVREKGTGGAPVAELFRAGRMPVTLILWAISFMNLIDLYFLSNWLPTVMRDAGYSPSTAVIVGTVLQTGGVVGTLLLGWFIERFGFVRVLFVCFAGAALAVGTIGTVAHALPWLLIVVFAGGFCVVGGQPAVNALAGHFYPTTLRSTGIGWSLGIGRIGSVIGPLVGGQLIAMNWSNASLFHAAAVPVLCSALLVIALAAATRQRGRPSEPQTA